One Pontibacter deserti genomic region harbors:
- a CDS encoding DNA-3-methyladenine glycosylase: protein MKLTKDFYTRPNVVQIAQELLGKYIYTSVDGMLTGGMIVETEAYSGENDRACHAHMNRRTARTEIMYHEGGVAYVYLVYGIYNLFNIITNTEGKADAVLVRAIEPEIGTEEMLLRRNMPLIKPNLTAGPGVLSIALGINRKHYGEDLTGNTIWVEDKGITIPEESIIAVPRIGIDYAGDDALLPWRFYVKNSKWVSKK from the coding sequence TTGAAGCTAACTAAGGACTTTTATACCCGGCCAAATGTAGTGCAGATAGCGCAGGAGCTGTTGGGAAAGTATATTTATACTTCTGTGGATGGTATGCTTACTGGCGGAATGATCGTGGAAACGGAAGCTTACTCCGGGGAAAATGACCGCGCCTGCCATGCCCATATGAACCGCCGCACAGCCCGCACCGAAATTATGTACCACGAAGGCGGCGTAGCTTATGTGTACCTGGTATATGGCATCTATAACCTGTTTAACATCATTACAAATACAGAAGGTAAAGCCGATGCCGTGCTGGTAAGAGCCATAGAACCAGAGATAGGTACAGAAGAAATGCTGCTTCGCCGGAACATGCCGCTTATAAAACCTAATCTAACTGCCGGGCCGGGTGTGTTAAGTATAGCGTTGGGCATTAACCGCAAACATTACGGCGAAGATTTAACCGGAAATACTATCTGGGTTGAAGACAAAGGCATTACCATACCTGAAGAAAGTATAATAGCCGTGCCACGAATAGGTATAGATTACGCCGGCGACGATGCCCTGCTGCCCTGGCGCTTTTATGTGAAAAACAGCAAATGGGTCAGCAAAAAATAG
- a CDS encoding glycosyltransferase family 39 protein — MRPTSSNPLLHIAILIGIVLLKFVLQYMLVDAAYDLHRDEYLHLDQANHLAAGYVSVPPFTAFVAWVIQALGNSYFWVRFFPALFGALTIVTVWFIVDELKGGLYAKILGATAILLSAMLRINMLFQPNSFDVLCWTLTFYFFIRFVNSQQNKWLYCLGVVIGFGFLNKYTILFLVAGLAIALLVSPYRKVFTQPALYKAALIALLIASPNIIWQVQHNFPVIAHMQELKATQLVNVKPSDFLKDQFIFFIGSVFLLIGALVAFVVYKPFRPYRFVGWCYVLVLLLFLLFKAKSYYAIGLYPVLLAFGSVYWERLFNSGWRRYTMPLWVVASIAIFIPIMSVAFPVLSPGQIQAKAEKFKDLNLLKWEDGKDHLLPQDFADMQGWKELSGITKAAYQLIPETEKAKTLILCDNYGQAGAINFYGNKTLPSAVSYNADYIYWFPDLTQIKHIILVKGASEAPLQESEKQYIGSIKKIGSIRNVYAREVGTTVYLLTGIHPTLKKALYHRLAVMQSKPFPVSD; from the coding sequence ATGCGCCCAACAAGCAGCAATCCCCTACTTCACATAGCCATACTTATAGGTATTGTACTCCTGAAGTTTGTGCTGCAATACATGCTGGTAGATGCTGCTTACGACCTGCACCGCGACGAATACCTGCACCTGGACCAGGCCAATCATTTAGCAGCAGGTTATGTATCAGTGCCGCCATTTACAGCTTTTGTAGCCTGGGTTATACAAGCTTTAGGGAACAGTTATTTCTGGGTACGCTTCTTCCCTGCTTTGTTCGGGGCGCTAACTATAGTTACCGTCTGGTTTATAGTAGATGAACTGAAAGGCGGACTTTATGCGAAAATTCTGGGTGCTACAGCTATACTTTTATCGGCTATGCTGCGCATTAATATGCTTTTTCAGCCCAACTCCTTCGATGTACTTTGCTGGACGTTGACCTTTTATTTTTTTATCCGTTTCGTAAACTCGCAGCAAAACAAATGGCTTTACTGTTTGGGGGTAGTTATCGGTTTTGGTTTCCTGAACAAGTATACCATCCTGTTTCTGGTAGCAGGTCTGGCAATTGCCTTACTGGTTTCGCCGTACCGGAAGGTTTTTACACAACCCGCATTATATAAAGCAGCACTTATCGCACTACTTATTGCCTCCCCTAACATTATATGGCAGGTGCAGCACAACTTTCCGGTAATAGCGCATATGCAGGAACTGAAAGCTACCCAGCTGGTAAATGTAAAACCCTCTGATTTCCTGAAAGACCAGTTCATTTTCTTTATCGGGTCTGTTTTCCTGCTTATTGGGGCATTGGTGGCTTTCGTAGTTTACAAGCCTTTCCGGCCTTACCGGTTTGTTGGCTGGTGCTATGTGTTGGTGCTGCTCTTATTTCTGTTGTTTAAGGCAAAAAGTTATTATGCGATTGGCTTGTACCCGGTGTTGCTGGCCTTTGGTAGTGTGTACTGGGAGCGGCTTTTTAACAGTGGGTGGAGGCGCTACACCATGCCGTTGTGGGTGGTAGCAAGTATAGCCATATTTATCCCAATCATGTCGGTAGCGTTTCCGGTACTAAGCCCCGGCCAGATACAGGCAAAGGCAGAAAAGTTTAAAGACCTGAACCTGCTGAAGTGGGAAGACGGCAAAGATCATCTCCTGCCCCAGGACTTCGCAGACATGCAGGGCTGGAAAGAACTATCAGGCATTACAAAAGCAGCTTACCAACTTATACCTGAAACTGAGAAAGCTAAAACACTTATACTTTGCGATAACTATGGCCAGGCCGGGGCCATTAATTTTTACGGGAATAAAACCCTGCCTTCGGCTGTATCTTACAATGCTGACTATATTTACTGGTTCCCTGACCTTACGCAGATCAAACACATTATACTTGTGAAAGGAGCTAGCGAAGCACCTTTACAGGAATCAGAAAAACAGTACATCGGAAGTATAAAAAAGATAGGAAGTATCAGAAATGTGTACGCTCGCGAGGTGGGCACTACAGTATACTTGCTGACCGGCATACATCCTACCCTAAAAAAAGCACTATACCACAGGCTGGCTGTTATGCAAAGCAAACCCTTCCCCGTTTCAGATTAA
- a CDS encoding THUMP-like domain-containing protein has protein sequence MRIYKEAEKDFILEHLHEQLATLMLQARRYPDLPVAELVQQIQARQKAMSKLPVWAADPELIFPANISVEQSSSEATAAFKASLVTGKLLVDLTGGFGADSFYFSKSFEQVIHVEQNQELSEIANYNFGILGASNIQTIATTANQFLEGFTGYADVLYLDPARRGDRSEKLHLLQDCEPDILNLLPVLFQKADKVLLKASPMLDIDLAISQLRKVVKVWVVAVQNECKEVLYLLQQNPAVQPELEAVNIKADGSISTFVFTGDQEQKATPPYSDPLTYVYEPNAAILKAGAYKSITQQFPVYKLHPNSHLYTSDTLLPDFPGRVFKCTGTSRYNKKELLARLPRKQANITIRNFPESVASIRKKTGIREGGNLYLFFTTDMHQKPIVLFCEKV, from the coding sequence ATGCGTATTTATAAAGAAGCTGAGAAAGATTTTATTCTAGAACACCTGCACGAGCAGCTGGCAACGCTTATGTTACAGGCGCGCCGTTACCCGGATTTGCCTGTAGCGGAACTGGTACAGCAGATACAGGCACGCCAGAAAGCAATGTCAAAACTTCCGGTCTGGGCTGCTGACCCTGAACTCATTTTTCCTGCAAACATTTCTGTAGAACAAAGCTCATCCGAAGCAACGGCAGCGTTTAAAGCATCTCTGGTAACAGGTAAATTACTTGTAGACCTGACGGGCGGCTTTGGTGCAGATAGCTTTTACTTCTCTAAGAGTTTTGAGCAGGTGATACACGTGGAACAGAACCAGGAGCTGTCTGAGATTGCAAACTATAACTTCGGGATACTTGGGGCATCTAACATCCAAACTATAGCTACTACAGCTAACCAATTTTTAGAGGGCTTTACCGGCTATGCCGATGTTTTATACTTAGATCCTGCCCGCCGCGGCGACCGCTCTGAGAAACTGCACCTGCTGCAAGACTGCGAACCAGATATACTGAACCTGTTGCCTGTTCTGTTTCAGAAAGCTGATAAAGTATTATTGAAAGCGTCGCCGATGCTGGATATTGACCTGGCCATTTCGCAGCTGAGGAAAGTTGTTAAAGTATGGGTGGTAGCTGTGCAGAACGAGTGTAAGGAAGTTTTATACTTGCTGCAACAGAACCCGGCAGTACAACCAGAACTTGAAGCTGTAAACATCAAAGCAGACGGTAGCATCAGCACATTTGTTTTTACCGGGGATCAGGAGCAAAAAGCAACTCCCCCTTATTCAGACCCGCTGACGTATGTGTATGAACCTAATGCAGCCATACTTAAAGCAGGCGCCTATAAAAGCATTACGCAGCAATTCCCGGTTTATAAACTGCACCCTAATAGCCATCTTTATACTTCCGATACGTTACTACCTGATTTCCCCGGGCGTGTATTTAAATGCACAGGCACAAGCCGCTATAATAAAAAAGAGTTACTGGCCCGATTACCACGAAAGCAGGCTAATATCACCATTCGTAATTTCCCTGAATCGGTAGCCAGCATCCGTAAGAAAACAGGAATCAGAGAAGGAGGAAATCTATACTTGTTCTTTACAACAGATATGCACCAAAAGCCTATCGTGTTGTTTTGCGAGAAAGTATAG
- a CDS encoding DUF4397 domain-containing protein, with product MKKWTRLMMLAMLPAVMLVSCDEDDDDVIVQEEARIMVVHASPDAPGVDLLIDDEKVNTSALTYPDNTGYLTVDAGSRNIKVNLAGSNTTVIQGNLNAVRDQSYSVFAYGTAAEDDDTDLSALVITDDLTAPASGNAKVRFIHLSPDAPTVDIVNVTDEASEAVLFDAQRYGVPSAFQPVLAGSYDLEVRLEDGTVVPLDGLEGIQLQNGSIYTIIATGFVTTPEGNTNALSVEIIEHETE from the coding sequence ATGAAGAAATGGACACGATTAATGATGCTGGCAATGCTGCCGGCTGTAATGTTGGTAAGCTGCGACGAAGACGATGATGATGTTATTGTACAGGAAGAAGCCAGAATAATGGTGGTTCACGCTTCTCCTGATGCTCCCGGAGTAGACTTATTGATAGATGATGAAAAAGTAAATACATCGGCTCTGACTTACCCTGATAATACAGGATACTTAACAGTTGATGCGGGTTCCAGAAATATTAAAGTAAATCTTGCTGGTTCAAATACTACTGTTATCCAGGGTAATCTTAATGCTGTAAGAGACCAGAGCTATTCTGTTTTTGCTTATGGTACTGCAGCAGAAGATGATGATACCGATCTGTCAGCTCTTGTAATTACTGATGACCTTACTGCACCTGCCTCAGGTAATGCAAAAGTTCGCTTTATACATTTATCGCCTGATGCCCCGACAGTTGATATAGTTAATGTTACAGACGAAGCTAGCGAAGCTGTATTATTTGATGCACAGCGCTACGGGGTTCCTTCAGCGTTCCAGCCTGTGCTAGCTGGTTCTTATGACCTGGAAGTGCGCCTGGAGGATGGAACAGTAGTGCCATTGGATGGATTAGAAGGAATTCAATTACAAAATGGCAGTATCTATACAATTATTGCCACTGGTTTTGTAACTACCCCGGAAGGCAATACCAATGCACTAAGCGTTGAAATAATAGAGCACGAAACTGAATAA